The following are from one region of the Prochlorococcus marinus str. SB genome:
- a CDS encoding glycosyltransferase family 4 protein, which produces MVHIAWLGKKSPFCGNVTYGNSTTHELKARGHKISFIHFDNPSSSNSSNPLFLANDPDVSLPYLIKSQVYTIPSPRAEKELRLSLGRLKPDIVHASLTLSPLDFRLPELCNEINVPLIGTFHPPFDAKNRNLTASTQQLTYQLYAPSLAKFDKIIIFSEPQKNVLEKLGVPKEKQIIIPNGVDENVWRPFYKKSKKYNQVKNKLGNERIFLYMGRIANEKNIEALLRSWRQTRTQNCKLVIVGDGPMKPTLENSFSNLGNEKLIWWGAELDLETRIAIMQIAEVFFLPSLVEGLSLSLLEAMSAGTACVATDAGADGEVLDNGAGIVISTDNVAAQLKTIIPILVEHPAFTKDLGEKARERVLERYTITKNINSLEKVYMNLKDN; this is translated from the coding sequence GTGGTTCATATTGCCTGGTTGGGGAAAAAATCCCCTTTTTGTGGAAATGTAACTTACGGTAATTCAACTACTCATGAATTAAAGGCCAGAGGGCATAAAATTAGTTTTATTCATTTCGACAATCCCTCTAGTTCAAATTCATCAAACCCATTATTTCTTGCAAATGATCCTGATGTAAGTCTCCCATATTTAATTAAATCTCAAGTTTATACAATACCCTCGCCAAGGGCAGAAAAAGAGCTAAGGCTATCATTGGGAAGATTAAAACCTGACATAGTACATGCAAGCCTAACTTTATCTCCTTTAGACTTTAGACTTCCAGAGCTTTGTAATGAAATTAATGTTCCTCTAATAGGAACATTTCATCCACCATTTGATGCAAAAAATAGAAATCTAACTGCGAGCACTCAACAATTAACATATCAACTTTATGCTCCCTCTTTAGCAAAGTTCGATAAAATAATTATTTTTTCTGAACCTCAAAAAAATGTTCTTGAGAAATTAGGAGTCCCTAAAGAAAAACAAATAATTATTCCAAACGGTGTTGATGAGAATGTTTGGAGACCTTTTTACAAAAAAAGTAAAAAATATAATCAAGTTAAAAACAAACTTGGAAATGAAAGAATCTTTTTATACATGGGAAGGATTGCAAATGAAAAAAATATAGAGGCACTTTTACGTTCTTGGCGCCAAACAAGAACTCAAAATTGCAAATTAGTTATTGTTGGGGATGGACCAATGAAGCCAACACTTGAAAATAGTTTTTCTAACCTTGGTAATGAGAAATTAATTTGGTGGGGTGCCGAATTAGATTTAGAAACTAGGATAGCAATAATGCAAATAGCAGAAGTATTTTTCTTGCCAAGCTTAGTAGAAGGTTTATCATTATCACTTTTAGAGGCAATGTCGGCTGGTACTGCTTGTGTAGCTACAGATGCCGGAGCGGATGGTGAAGTTTTAGATAACGGAGCAGGAATAGTAATTTCAACTGATAATGTGGCTGCACAATTAAAAACTATAATCCCAATTCTTGTAGAACACCCTGCATTTACAAAAGATCTTGGAGAAAAAGCTAGAGAACGTGTACTTGAGAGATACACAATTACTAAAAATATAAATTCACTTGAAAAAGTTTATATGAACTTAAAAGATAATTGA
- the proC gene encoding pyrroline-5-carboxylate reductase: MTDKIAIIGFGNIARAIVTPLLDNKLIQPEKVFCVVKSEKSLENIKKNYKHNINVYKSGSKESKIIWDCKYKLLSIKPQQLNDISEAHHIKNKDNLIVSILAGVSINRLAQKFPNHKCVRVVTNIPITIGKGLTGVSWGEEITEDQKQFTKKLFENTSKIYEFTEDYLDIFLALTSSGPAIIALIIEALSDGGLSGGLPKKISEELVMEMILGTICLIKENKLTTSELKNLVTSPGGTTISALRVLEKKSVRSALIESIVSASNRSKEFG; encoded by the coding sequence GTGACAGATAAAATTGCGATTATTGGTTTTGGAAATATTGCACGTGCTATAGTTACCCCTCTATTAGATAACAAATTAATTCAGCCAGAGAAAGTTTTTTGTGTAGTAAAATCAGAAAAAAGTTTAGAAAATATAAAAAAAAATTATAAACATAATATAAACGTTTATAAATCAGGTTCAAAAGAGTCAAAAATAATTTGGGATTGTAAATATAAACTTCTTTCGATAAAACCCCAACAATTAAATGACATAAGTGAGGCCCATCATATAAAAAATAAGGACAATTTAATAGTTTCTATTCTTGCCGGAGTTTCAATAAATAGACTTGCTCAAAAGTTTCCTAATCATAAATGTGTGAGGGTGGTTACAAATATTCCAATAACTATTGGAAAAGGTTTAACAGGGGTTTCTTGGGGAGAAGAAATTACAGAAGATCAGAAACAATTCACAAAAAAATTATTTGAAAATACTAGTAAAATTTATGAATTTACTGAAGATTACCTTGATATATTTTTAGCTTTAACTTCATCAGGCCCTGCAATTATTGCTTTGATCATAGAAGCATTAAGTGATGGAGGATTAAGCGGGGGATTACCAAAAAAAATTTCAGAGGAACTTGTTATGGAAATGATTTTAGGGACTATTTGTTTAATAAAGGAAAATAAACTTACTACTTCTGAGCTTAAAAATTTAGTAACCTCTCCAGGTGGAACAACTATCTCTGCTTTAAGGGTTTTAGAAAAAAAGAGTGTAAGGTCAGCATTAATTGAATCAATAGTTTCAGCTAGTAATCGAAGTAAAGAGTTTGGTTAG
- a CDS encoding cell division protein SepF, translated as MSLISRLKAVVAGDEYLDDDFEELDYASEDELNDINNFKQNPKNANALANSNPFDFMNNNRSSKVVGMPGISNSSSEVSLMEPRSFDEMPQAIQALRERKTVILNLTMMDPDQAQRAVDFIAGGTYAIDGHQERVGESIFLFAPSCVNVTSSSPEEASPSSVSTENTPQYSLGKNTTPEPAWGNSKLSAYS; from the coding sequence GTGTCACTTATTTCTAGATTAAAGGCAGTAGTTGCAGGGGATGAGTATCTCGATGATGATTTTGAAGAGTTGGATTATGCTTCAGAGGATGAATTAAATGATATTAATAATTTCAAACAAAATCCAAAGAATGCAAATGCCCTTGCAAATTCCAATCCATTCGATTTTATGAATAACAACAGATCATCAAAAGTAGTTGGTATGCCTGGAATCTCAAATTCATCATCAGAAGTAAGCTTAATGGAACCAAGAAGTTTTGATGAGATGCCTCAAGCCATACAAGCATTAAGAGAAAGAAAAACTGTAATTCTCAATTTAACTATGATGGATCCTGATCAAGCTCAAAGAGCGGTTGATTTTATTGCTGGGGGCACATATGCAATTGATGGACATCAAGAGAGAGTCGGCGAAAGTATTTTCCTTTTTGCTCCAAGTTGTGTAAATGTAACTAGTTCTTCCCCAGAAGAAGCTTCTCCCTCTTCTGTGTCTACAGAAAACACACCACAATATAGTTTGGGCAAAAATACTACTCCTGAACCGGCATGGGGTAATTCTAAATTAAGTGCTTATTCATGA
- a CDS encoding YggS family pyridoxal phosphate-dependent enzyme: MNPSNYLKIKNKIPSNVNILAVSKGFKSQEIKTIQNIGQNDFGESKVQEAFEKQLTLKDLKQINWHFIGRIQSNKIRKIVQNFKYIHSVDSFEKLQKISNISREEKKNPSIMLQVKLSDDPTKGGFNPEFLILKWKEIQELKNISLIGLMTINPKGLSSKENSGLFKKCRALADSLQLPDCSMGMSGDWEEAIDAGSTWLRLGSLIFGGRS, encoded by the coding sequence GTGAACCCTTCAAATTATTTAAAAATAAAAAATAAAATACCATCAAATGTAAATATTCTTGCGGTAAGTAAAGGATTTAAAAGTCAAGAAATCAAGACTATTCAAAATATAGGTCAGAACGATTTTGGTGAAAGTAAGGTTCAAGAGGCCTTTGAAAAACAATTAACCCTAAAAGATCTTAAGCAAATAAATTGGCATTTTATTGGAAGAATACAAAGTAATAAAATAAGAAAAATAGTTCAAAATTTTAAATATATTCATTCAGTAGATTCATTTGAAAAGTTGCAAAAGATTTCTAATATTTCACGTGAAGAGAAGAAAAATCCATCAATAATGTTGCAGGTTAAGTTGAGTGATGACCCAACTAAAGGAGGCTTTAATCCTGAATTTTTGATTTTGAAATGGAAAGAAATTCAAGAGTTGAAAAATATTTCATTAATCGGTTTGATGACTATCAATCCTAAAGGACTTAGCTCTAAAGAAAATTCAGGGTTGTTCAAAAAATGTCGTGCTTTAGCTGATTCTCTACAACTACCAGATTGTTCCATGGGGATGTCAGGTGATTGGGAGGAGGCTATTGATGCTGGATCAACGTGGTTAAGACTAGGATCATTGATTTTTGGAGGTAGATCTTAA
- a CDS encoding PII-interacting protein PipX family protein: protein MSSERYLNHPTFGMLYQVSPGNDGRDIYATLYAQKMFFLVQVQQREVFFEVIPYLDARNQAELNFQKARRKGSEELSKWENLFTQTFL, encoded by the coding sequence TTGAGTTCTGAGCGTTATTTAAACCATCCAACATTTGGCATGCTATATCAAGTTTCTCCTGGAAACGATGGGAGAGATATTTATGCGACTTTATACGCTCAAAAAATGTTTTTTTTGGTACAAGTTCAACAGAGAGAAGTTTTTTTTGAAGTCATACCTTATTTAGATGCCCGTAATCAGGCTGAATTAAACTTCCAAAAGGCTAGAAGAAAAGGATCTGAAGAACTATCTAAATGGGAGAATTTATTCACGCAAACTTTCTTATAA